The nucleotide window CTCGGAGAACACCGGCTGGACTCCGGCGAGCAGGAGTCCGCGGTTGTACCAGGCGGCGAGGTTGGGGGTGGAGAGCATCAGATGCCCACCTGGCCGCAGCACGCGGTGCAGTTCGTCGAGGGCGCTGTCGGGGTCGACGAGATGCTCGACGACCTCGCTGAAGAGCACGGCGTCAGCGCTTCCGGAGGCGAACGGCAGCCCGCCGTCCGTCAGTTCACCGCGGACGACCTGGCTCAGGCGCGGCGCCGCCCGGAGCAGCGCGCCCTGCGACCAGTCGACTCCCACGACGCGGTGCCCGTTCAGTTCTCGGGCGGCGATCGCGGCGGCCGAGCCGTCACCGCAGCCCACGTCGAGCACGGTCGCGGCCGGACGGCCGGCGCTGACGGGCCCGAGGGCCTCGGCGAGCATCCGGGCCTGGCGCAGCGTACGGGCCTCGCCGGAGGCGACGGGGACGGCGGGGTCCTCGTAGAAGTCCCGCAGCCCGGGAGCGGACGGGGCCGGCGAAGGTACGGTCGGCTCCGCCGAGTTCCTGGCGGCTGAGCAGTGGGGGGAGAGGGTCATGACGGCCTCGCAGAGTCCTTTTCGGGGTGGGTGACCTGCGATGTGGCCGAAAGCGACTGCGCGAACAAGCCGGCCAGGTCCGCGCCCGCCGTGTCGCCCAGCAGCGCCCGCGAC belongs to Streptomyces finlayi and includes:
- a CDS encoding class I SAM-dependent methyltransferase encodes the protein MTLSPHCSAARNSAEPTVPSPAPSAPGLRDFYEDPAVPVASGEARTLRQARMLAEALGPVSAGRPAATVLDVGCGDGSAAAIAARELNGHRVVGVDWSQGALLRAAPRLSQVVRGELTDGGLPFASGSADAVLFSEVVEHLVDPDSALDELHRVLRPGGHLMLSTPNLAAWYNRGLLLAGVQPVFSEVSLRHIHGRPGSQVVGHLRLYTARALREFVAACGFEVVKVAGAPFHGVPRPLRTLDRMACRLPSLASILLVHARKV